A single region of the Leptodactylus fuscus isolate aLepFus1 chromosome 5, aLepFus1.hap2, whole genome shotgun sequence genome encodes:
- the LOC142202599 gene encoding galactose-3-O-sulfotransferase 4-like — protein MRLSQVCRIKVLYYGLGVLMVIGFTLQILGIYFPKRFPKILPLHLVTEDPLPSYRTCQPKQHLMFLKTHKTAGSTILNLLQRYGERNGLVFALPYEYEFNYPYSFQSHDVKGYNASSPPHYDIMCHHMRFNYSEVRKVMPPDTFYFTILRDPANVAESSFSYYRYWTMAFKKAPNLKAFISHPSRYYKPGDINNNHALNPVWFDLGFDSDAPFTETYAKSGIRAVENIFNLVLLAEYFDESMILLKEELCWDLNNVVTFKLNSRETSKTLDREDIEKLREWNKLDWNLYSYFNHTFWDKVERFGRARMDYEVKKLKEIRQQLAKLCLEGSGPVMAEQIKEKALKPYQPETEKILGWVVREDLLHEVRISCTRMVTPEHQYKDLLDTHQFSLGASNDSVVAPTPVGIIGRV, from the exons ATGAGGTTAAGTCAAGTCTGCAGGATAAAAGTCCTATATTATGGCCTTGGTGTCCTTATGGTTATTGGATTTACTCTACAGATTCTGGGGATCTACTTCCCGAAGAG GTTTCCCAAGATACTTCCACTACACCTTGTAACTGAGGATCCTTTGCCTTCCTACAGGACATGCCAACCTAAACAGCACCTCATGTTTCTGAAGACGCACAAGACAGCTGGGAGCACCATACTAAACCTATTGCAACGATACGGTGAACGGAATGGTTTGGTTTTCGCTCTGCCTTATGAATATGAATTCAACTATCCATATTCCTTCCAATCTCATGATGTGAAGGGATACAATGCGTCCTCTCCGCCGCACTACGACATCATGTGCCATCATATGCGCTTCAATTATTCCGAG GTTCGGAAGGTGATGCCTCCAGACACGTTCTACTTCACCATTCTTCGGGATCCAGCCAACGTGGCCGAGTCATCTTTTTCCTACTATCGTTATTGGACGATGGCGTTCAAGAAGGCCCCGAATCTCAAAGCCTTTATTTCTCACCCATCACGTTACTATAAACCAGGTGACATAAACAATAACCACGCCCTCAACCCAGTATGGTTTGATCTTGGATTTGACTCTGATGCTCCGTTTACGGAAACCTATGCAAAATCTGGAATCCGAGCCGTGGAGAACATATTTAACTTGGTTCTTCTAGCAGAATACTTTGATGAATCCATGATTCTCCTAAAAGAGGAGTTGTGTTGGGACCTCAACAATGTAGTGACTTTTAAACTGAACAGTCGTGAGACCTCAAAAACACTAGACCGTGAAGACATCGAAAAACTGAGGGAATGGAATAAACTAGACTGGAACCTCTACTCCTACTTTAACCACACGTTCTGGGATAAGGTAGAACGTTTTGGGAGGGCAAGAATGGACTATGAAGTCAAAAAGTTGAAGGAAATAAGACAACAATTGGCTAAACTTTGTCTTGAGGGTTCAGGACCAGTAATGGCAGAGCAAATTAAAGAGAAAGCCCTTAAACCCTACCAACCCGAAACTGAGAAGATCCTAGGCTGGGTTGTTCGGGAAGATCTCCTTCACGAGGTTCGGATAAGTTGTACTCGAATGGTAACTCCAGAGCACCAATACAAAGATCTCCTTGATACTCATCAGTTTTCATTGGGGGCATCTAATGACTCTGTTGTAGCACCAACTCCTGTAGGGATCATAGGCAGAGTCTGA
- the LOC142204428 gene encoding galactose-3-O-sulfotransferase 4-like — translation MRLSQVCRIKFLGYGLIVLMTIGFALQILEIYFPMRSPRISPLLLGTEDPSPYYRTCQPKQHIMFLKTHKTAGSTVLNLLHRYGEHNGLFFALPYKYQFNYPISFQSHDVKGYNPSSKQHYDIMCHHMRFNYKEVRKVMPPDTFYFTIIRDPALVAESSFSYYRNFSSAFKKAPNLTAFISHPSRYYEPGDMSNNHARNLIWFDLGFDSDAPFTETYAKSGIRAVENIFNLVLLAEYFDESMILLKEELCWDLNDVVTFKLNSRETSKTLDREDIKKLREWNKLDWNLYSYFNRTFWDKVEHFGRARMDYEVKKLKEKRQELAKLCLEGSGPVVADQIKEEAIKPFQLGKEKILGWAVRKDLPREVRTRCIQMVTPELQYKDLLDAHQFPTAMDISGTDLLDGGNSSSSVLERFSFR, via the exons ATGAGATTAAGTCAAGTCTGCAGGATAAAATTTCTGGGTTATGGCCTCATAGTTCTTATGACTATTGGATTTGCTCTTCAGATTCTGGAGATCTACTTCCCGATGAG GTCTCCCCGGATTTCTCCACTACTCCTTGGAACTGAGGATCCTTCTCCTTACTACCGGACATGCCAACCTAAACAGCATATCATGTTTCTGAAGACGCACAAGACAGCTGGGAGCACTGTACTGAACCTTCTGCATCGATACGGTGAACACAATGGATTATTTTTCGCTCTGCCTTACAAATATCAATTCAACTATCCAATTTCCTTCCAATCTCATGATGTGAAGGGATACAATCCGTCCTCTAAGCAGCACTACGACATCATGTGCCATCATATGCGCTTCAATTATAAGGAG GTTCGGAAGGTGATGCCTCCAGACACGTTCTACTTTACCATTATTCGGGACCCAGCCTTAGTGGCCGAGTCATCTTTTTCCTACTATCGTAATTTTTCATCGGCATTCAAGAAGGCCCCGAATCTCACAGCATTTATTTCTCACCCATCACGTTACTATGAACCAGGTGACATGAGCAATAACCATGCCCGTAACTTAATATGGTTTGATCTTGGATTTGACTCTGATGCTCCGTTTACGGAAACCTATGCAAAATCTGGAATCCGAGCCGTGGAGAACATATTTAACTTGGTTCTTCTAGCAGAATACTTTGATGAATCCATGATTCTCCTAAAAGAGGAGTTGTGTTGGGACCTCAACGATGTAGTGACTTTTAAACTGAACAGTCGTGAGACCTCAAAAACACTAGACCGTGAAGACATAAAAAAACTGAGGGAATGGAATAAACTAGACTGGAACCTCTACTCCTACTTTAACCGCACGTTCTGGGATAAGGTAGAACATTTTGGGAGGGCAAGAATGGACTATGAAGTCAAAAAGTTGAAGGAAAAAAGACAAGAATTGGCTAAACTTTGCCTTGAGGGTTCAGGACCAGTAGTGGCAGATCAAATTAAAGAAGAAGCTATTAAACCCTTCCAACTTGGAAAGGAGAAGATCCTAGGTTGGGCAGTTCGGAAAGATCTTCCTCGCGAGGTTCGGACACGTTGTATTCAGATGGTAACTCCAGAGCTTCAGTACAAAGATCTCCTTGATGCTCACCAGTTTCCA actgcaatggatatatcagggacagatctgttagatggtggaaacagtagtagttcagtcttagagagatttagtttcagatag